The stretch of DNA CagtttttttaatgtaaaagtgATCCTCTCATTATCCGTTAATTGATTTCTATTGTAAATAATACGTTTGGCTTCTTTAATTATGTTGGGATCCATTTTGAAAGTGGCCCACTGTTTGTCGCGCTTCACAGATTCACTGCGAACGTACTTATCGTTATGTCTGTCGTTATCATAGGTGTCTAAGTTTACATTGTGTGGAGTGATACTAATTCTACCGTCTCTCAGTAAGTGAGGGaataaaagaattcttttaGCAAGGAAACCGAACGGGTTCCATCGCAATAACTTCGAGTTACAACAATTGCAACGTCCGAAAGACTCGCCGACCGCCAAATTTTCAATGTAGGCGACCAAATTTATTCGTGAGATGAGCCCGACCAGTTCGGCCTTGCACAGAATCTCGGCGGTATCGCTAACTGCCAGGCCGTTAAGCAGATTAAATAACACaatagcgataaaaaaaacaaacaggATAAAAACAATGTGACTCCAAACGGGATGCGAAATAAATGGAATGTCACTGGCATCGAACTCGCCAGTAAGCATTATGacagttttaaaaattgagaGGCCGGGATCGGGAAAATTTGTGCTGTTACCATCTTTGAAGAGTGTGTAGAAGGCCAAAGCGAATGCGAAGATGAGAAACAGATAGGGAAACAGAAAACGCATAAAGTTGAAGGAGACCGTCTGAAACATTTCGATGCCGGTGGACAAACGCGGATGCTGACTAATCAAAATTACTAGCTCCCAGGCCGATAGCAGAATTACCATGGCACCAATCTGGACTCCCCCGCCACACAACACAGTGAAGGTCAACACGATTAGTGCAACTTCCAGCCAGTTCCTCAAGCTCATCACATAACTTTTAACGCAGGAAAGCATTTGAAGAACCTCCCGAATGATAAATAGTAACAACATTATGGTGATTAAAGCTTGTAGAGAGCTATTTTGATACCAAACTATTCTCAACGTACTTTCTAAAGGTTCATTAGATTTACTAGAGTTATCACTTTGTGtcttattttctaatttagaGTCGTAACTCATGCTGAGAATGTATGCGTTCAGCGCAAAGTAGAAGATTACGTAGAAGGCAAAATTTGCGTATAAAACGTATCGTATTCTGTGCCACTTGAGATAGAGGAATGAAGAGAGCAGTGGATGATGGAGCAGATGCTTGAGACCGCCGTTGTTAGCGATGTACTCGAATAATTGCATTTCGCGCGTTGCTCGATGAGTTTTGTCACGTTCTTCGAGCGTGTCATGCGGCATCAAGCAACGATAGTTAAATTCAATCGTGCACTCATTTGCACAACTTTTTCGTGTCTGCAGACAATCGTCCAAGTAACGTGACAACACATCCGCTGGGATATCCGCGATAGGCGGTGCATTGAACTTGTTCATGTGACCGATGTAGCTGCCTTGATTTAGAAGTAAAATTACTGCTTCTCGACAGCCAGCTGTTGCAGCATAATGTAGAGGAGTGTTGCCtttatctaaatataaaaaataagtaagcCGTCATGAGAAtaagtttgtaaaaaaaaaaaagaaagaaagaatttattatatatatacttactATCGCTGCAACGGACGTTTACGTTATCttgttctaaaattaattttaggcATTCCAGTCGATCGGACGTATTGTCGATTCCTCGTTTTCCTGGTATTCCCAACTCCTGACAGGcgctt from Cardiocondyla obscurior isolate alpha-2009 linkage group LG04, Cobs3.1, whole genome shotgun sequence encodes:
- the Pain gene encoding transient receptor potential cation channel protein painless; this encodes MNPEENSSEERLLNICEPTSNGGQVLYKLLLDALRFKNFQSFKSIIEQDLKRRPSILNINYVYRNTEETFLDIASKNGLTEFVDFLLLYGANPNRINEAYNRAPIHFAVEGGHVDTLAALLDEPTINLNLEAGYQTALHIAVKKNNLNCASLLLEKGASASIPDNKGLTALHLAAMKNQHDMVQLILENSRQCPDIDTYKDYNDQTTREVIQKNLPDIALPAECENREINVHDLKYYLIANDEANFLKSIDFVKIGVLHSVAEELLDMIAQRGFHKAARGILEKLKEKQFSVKKAAQTAIQQNDCAILQMLLVVEPNTTNDLILSACQELGIPGKRGIDNTSDRLECLKLILEQDNVNVRCSDNKGNTPLHYAATAGCREAVILLLNQGSYIGHMNKFNAPPIADIPADVLSRYLDDCLQTRKSCANECTIEFNYRCLMPHDTLEERDKTHRATREMQLFEYIANNGGLKHLLHHPLLSSFLYLKWHRIRYVLYANFAFYVIFYFALNAYILSMSYDSKLENKTQSDNSSKSNEPLESTLRIVWYQNSSLQALITIMLLLFIIREVLQMLSCVKSYVMSLRNWLEVALIVLTFTVLCGGGVQIGAMVILLSAWELVILISQHPRLSTGIEMFQTVSFNFMRFLFPYLFLIFAFALAFYTLFKDGNSTNFPDPGLSIFKTVIMLTGEFDASDIPFISHPVWSHIVFILFVFFIAIVLFNLLNGLAVSDTAEILCKAELVGLISRINLVAYIENLAVGESFGRCNCCNSKLLRWNPFGFLAKRILLFPHLLRDGRISITPHNVNLDTYDNDRHNDKYVRSESVKRDKQWATFKMDPNIIKEAKRIIYNRNQLTDNERITFTLKKLEEKLTTMEITLKTIQYTIEKKQHQ